In the Topomyia yanbarensis strain Yona2022 chromosome 3, ASM3024719v1, whole genome shotgun sequence genome, one interval contains:
- the LOC131692891 gene encoding uncharacterized protein LOC131692891 has protein sequence MVDISSIIEGTVKFRDGKKWKSRWCVMRKLSPVADCLHLQLYRDSKDRYKNGQTKASLSLQHFLGVESGFTLDKESNTIAIICQDVIVVLAFDTRERLIQWQVKISNNLGDDLQYLVLVSSAPPKAKLSTGPARMHIQDHRFCLTTGVPPRLNGLWNIQHLRRYGVVDNRFCFEGGSGCGKGEGLYVFVTDLGEEITHTLKMASQGKLASKKRAAARKIAASQDSLRKGAESRCTNYNDEICSVHNENSACVCGIGYWPSTESRDLDSNYGCGDTASVSEGHDSVNDMASFPRTAANLERCMSCISKLGAPSMSRSSTVTGTPGAVAPMPAWHTLTEHNNHINQTHISKIQALDRMSLCSHGSSSNSEYSIPRQTYASSQYGSESWYEKVPATQLPCVHNRSTSPCQCCPPGKPPKPKEISLHITAPIHSAIMSCTSPQPSHVGPYENYDIPKIPMAVDDGGGSVENYDTPKKIQEYLLKEAASPGKSEIGNYGNYDRPLSLSRAVCGCLKDAENPSKLNADKELFDPRIDCTCNRVMSWADNWISLPLCKKGNGIEDTGVQFNKIKLSGEGKMPVVDASNDNAIYATVDMTKKIRKRLEGACECDETYSESGRRNPISGYGNYEDVQVESECQQANYANLRFEKSLENYENSKEVLQRAGLSMKEFECEHKICHKCGHPTVNSPELECVKVDKQENYVMMEPTNIKSKFPGYIPMSPAAPIVTNDDGPRPASPTAPPLPFKSDLLKQRMSRIIGEKAASNPSLCGPVVDRSRKRMDDESRIPGSAMLKATTSPYTRNQLLDHRDLLPCDKRLSPRKRSASAESSRFLDDGEEGGSLLSRTASPSTETLQKPPKSTCNIENRRLSSPCVHQESESCSAKTCSAKTAAIVDTEDDISVSTNPSQNSQSVYIRRSESVPCKAQNRDSSSSNDSGVSTGSLRQRGTDFTEFELPLTTAMSALRHQRHVVPQQGCVHSSLPRRSKSFDPLRELTFQFQKIRVPEKSTSAEAEVPICPPKTKSYGGPENLATSTTPYIDSRSTSSGTSDMSDYIETLSLSSHSSSDTPEGMRHIRQSTSTLRPRSGKEYQNIDRSILSLTQAGSESTLKHPGTPSQLRGLLSCSANYANITPVPENAESPSPGYQSGTSPQDAQGQHFMFKNSS, from the exons GTTAAAATTTCTAACAATTTGGGAGATGACTTGCAATACTTGGTGCTGGTCTCGTCGGCTCCGCCAAAGGCTAAGTTGTCGACGGGACCAGCACGAATGCACATCCAGGATCATCGGTTCTGTTTGACGACGGGTGTTCCTCCGAGATTAAATGGATTATGGAACATTCAACATCTTAG ACGCTACGGAGTCGTAGACAATCGTTTCTGCTTTGAAGGAGGTTCTGGTTGTGGAAAAGGCGAAGGTTTATATGTTTTCGTCACCGATCTTGGGGAGGAGATCACGCATACACTGAAGATGGCATCACAGGGAAAACTTGCCAGTAAAAAACGAGCAGCAGCAAGGAAGATAGCAG CATCTCAGGATAGTCTTCGCAAAGGCGCTGAGTCGCGTTGCACCAACTACAACGATGAAATTTGCTCGGTGCACAATGAAAACTCAGCGTGTGTTTGTGGAATTGGTTACTGGCCCTCTACAGAGTCCAGAGACCTGGATAGTAACTATGGTTGTGGTGATACGGCATCCGTGTCCGAAGGTCACGACAGTGTTAATGATATGGCCTCATTTCCTCG TACCGCGGCTAACCTGGAACGCTGCATGAGTTGCATTTCCAAACTGGGCGCTCCCTCGATGTCTCGTAGCTCGACTGTGACAGGAACACCGGGTGCTGTTGCACCGATGCCTGCCTGGCATACTTTAACTGAACATAACAATCACATCAATCAAACACATATTTCTAAAATACAAGCCTTAGATAGGATGTCTCTTTGCTCGCACGGTAGCAGCAGCAATTCAGAATATTCCATCCCTCGTCAAACGTATGCTTCTAGTCAATATGGTTCAGAATCGTGGTACGAAAAAGTACCCGCAACACAACTCCCCTGCGTACACAATCGATCAACGTCCCCTTGTCAGTGTTGTCCTCCTGGAAAACCACCGAAACCCAAAGAAATTTCACTACACATCACTGCCCCCATCCATTCGGCCATCATGTCTTGTACGTCCCCTCAGCCAAGCCATGTTGGTCCCTATGAAAACTACGATATCCCAAAGATTCCAATGGCCGTTGACGATGGCGGCGGCTCGGTGGAAAATTATGATACACCTAAGAAAATACAAGAGTACCTGTTGAAGGAGGCAGCTAGCCCAGGAAAAAGTGAGATCGGTAATTACGGCAACTACGATAGACCTCTTTCACTTAGCAGAGCAGTTTGTGGATGTTTAAAGGATGCTGAGAATCCAAGTAAGTTAAATGCAGATAAAGAATTGTTCGATCCTCGTATCGATTGTACCTGTAATCGAGTAATGTCCTGGGCAGACAACTGGATCTCACTGCCTCTGTGTAAGAAAGGGAATGGGATCGAAGATACGGGTGTTCAGTTCAATAAAATTAAACTAAGTGGTGAAGGAAAAATGCCTGTGGTAGACGCTAGTAATGATAACGCCATTTATGCGACTGTAGATATGACAAAGAAAATCCGAAAACGGTTGGAAGGAGCTTGCGAGTGCGATGAAACTTATAGTGAAAGCGGTAGAAGGAATCCGATATCCGGTTATGGCAACTACGAAGATGTCCAAGTAGAGTCCGAGTGCCAGCAGGCAAATTACGCCAATCTgagattcgaaaaatctcttgaaaattatgaaaactcCAAGGAAGTTCTACAGCGAGCAGGTCTCTCTATGAAAGAGTTCGAATGCGAACACAAAATCTGTCACAAGTGTGGTCATCCCACCGTAAATTCTCCTGAACTTGAATGCGTGAAAGTAGACAAACAAGAAAACTATGTTATGATGGAACCCACAAACATAAAATCGAAGTTCCCTGGTTACATACCGATGTCACCGGCAGCCCCAATAGTTACCAACGATGATGGACCTCGTCCTGCATCTCCGACTGCACCTCCATTGCCCTTCAAATCTGATCTACTTAAACAACGAATGAGTCGAATCATCGGAGAGAAAGCTGCTAGCAATCCAAGCCTCTGTGGTCCGGTGGTTGACCGAAGCAGAAAACGAATGGACGACGAATCGCGAATACCGGGAAGTGCTATGTTGAAAGCAACTACCAGTCCATATACTCGGAATCAACTGCTAGATCATAGAGATTTGCTACCATGTGATAAAAGACTTTCTCCACGGAAACGATCTGCATCTGCTGAATCTTCCCGTTTCCTCGACGATGGCGAAGAAGGAGGAAGTCTGCTCAGTAGAACTGCGTCGCCCAGTACAGAAACCCTCCAAAAACCTCCAAAGTCAACCTGCAACATCGAAAACCGACGATTATCATCTCCTTGCGTCCACCAAGAATCAGAATCGTGTTCTGCTAAAACGTGCTCTGCTAAGACGGCAGCAATAGTGGATACGGAAGACGACATCTCGGTCTCTACCAATCCTAGTCAAAACTCGCAATCAGTATACATCCGACGATCTGAGAGCGTTCCCTGTAAGGCTCAGAATAGAGACAGTTCTAGCTCCAACGATTCTGGCGTATCTACCGGTTCACTGCGACAACGAGGAACTGATTTCACGGAATTCGAACTACCGCTCACCACGGCAATGTCTGCCCTGAGACACCAACGACACGTGGTTCCACAGCAGGGTTGTGTGCATTCATCACTACCGCGAAGATCCAAATCATTCGACCCGCTACGTGAGTTAACATTCCAGTTCCAGAAAATTCGTGTTCCGGAAAAGAGCACTTCGGCTGAAGCAGAGGTACCAATTTGTCCACCGAAAACTAAGTCCTACGGAGGCCCAGAAAACCTGGCTACTTCTACAACACCCTACATCGATTCACGAAGCACCAGCAGTGGTACTTCTGATATGTCCGACTACATAGAAACTCTTTCGTTATCTAGCCACAGCTCGTCCGATACGCCAGAAGGAATGAG GCATATTCGACAATCGACATCAACACTGCGACCGCGCTCCGGTAAGGAGTACCAAAACATCGATCGGTCTATCCTTTCGCTAACACAAGCCGGTAGTGAATCGACCTTGAAACATCCAGGTACTCCTTCGCAACTGCGAGGTTTATTATCATGCTCGGCAAACTACGCCAACATTACACCCGTCCCGGAGAACGCAGAGTCCCCCAGTCCAGGCTATCAGAGCGGCACATCTCCTCAGGATGCACAGGGTCAACACTTCATGTTTAAG